Proteins co-encoded in one Papaver somniferum cultivar HN1 chromosome 5, ASM357369v1, whole genome shotgun sequence genomic window:
- the LOC113280709 gene encoding uncharacterized protein LOC113280709 gives MALSVVYLISIVSLVFIVHLGDAERPIADLCKYTRSFDLCTQILNADPSSKYTNTAGRAEITINAAKSIVVDTSRYILDELVKTFTEANAIRVVTECSTLYDNAKAQLEAAIEVLYAYGAEEEPQDGIDRAASCLDSCKNSFSNATPPLAYPDALAQRQKSFQDICGVADDIVEQFELGD, from the coding sequence atggcTTTATCAGTTGTCTACCTAATCTCTATTGTTTCCCTCGTTTTCATTGTTCATTTAGGAGATGCTGAAAGACCGATCGCAGATCTTTGCAAATATACGCGATCATTCGATCTCTGTACACAGATATTAAACGCCGATCCATCCAGCAAATATACCAATACAGCAGGTCGAGCTGAAATTACGATTAATGCTGCGAAAAGCATTGTTGTGGACACATCGAGATACATACTCGACGAGCTTGTTAAAACTTTTACTGAAGCAAATGCAATTAGAGTTGTCACAGAATGCAGTACGTTATATGACAATGCAAAGGCTCAACTTGAGGCAGCAATCGAAGTTTTGTATGCTTATGGTGCGGAAGAAGAACCCCAGGATGGAATCGATCGGGCTGCTTCATGTCTTGATAGTTGCAAAAATTCTTTTAGCAATGCCACTCCTCCACTAGCTTATCCTGATGCATTGGCACAAAGGCAAAAATCTTTTCAGGATATATGTGGTGTTGCTGATGATATTGTGGAACAGTTTGAGTTAGGCGACTGA